A region of the Dysgonomonas mossii genome:
TAAATCCTTTTTAGTACTTATTAAAAGTTTACATTCACTTATACTGAAAATTTCTCCTAATAAATGAATATCTTTGCATAAAATCGGGAAATAAAAACGACAACCTGTATGTCTAAAACCGCAGAAAGACCTAAATTTATATTGCTGAATGTCGGTTATTCGGAGCTAAATGCAAACTGGAACTGGAAGTCAGTGTATAGTCCTTTTGCCCGTATATATTATGTAACCGGAGGCAAAGCGATCACATACATCAACGGAGAGCCATTTTCTCTGAAACCGGATCATCTATATCTTGTTCCTCCGTTTACAATGCACGACAATGAGTGCGATAGCTTCTTTTCGCTTTACTATATTCACTTTTATGAAGAAACGGTGAGAAAGGAATCGATATTCGATCAATACGATTTTCCGATAGAAGTTAAATCCGACTCATTAGGCTTAATGCTCAACAAGCGATTGCTTGAAATCAATCCGGGAAGGCATTTGAGGCATTATGATCCCAAACTGTATGATAACCCTCGTACATTTGATCAGTATGTGGCAGATAACAGCAAGATGTCGATACACTCGAGATATGAAACGCAAGGAATTTTGTATCAGCTTATATCCAGATTTTTCACATTAGCTAAAACTAAATCGGATAATAAAGATGTGCGCATAAGCAATACACTCAGGTATATACATGAAAATACAGGGAAGGATATTACATTGGCCGAGCTTGCAAATGTAGCTTGTGTTTCCGAAGATCATTTGATTCGGGTATTTAAGAAAGAAATGAACTGCACACCCCTCAGATATGTGAACATGAAAAAGATAGAAAAGGCTCAACTACTTCTGCTTACTACCGATATGCCAATAAGGGATGTGGCAATGGAGCTGTCTTTGGATAATATCTCTTATTTCAACAGGGTTTTTAAGCATCATATAGGAAAGACTCCCAGCGAATACAGAGAGACATATAACAATTTATAATTAAACGCTTGCCGATCGTTTTTATACTATATTGAGAAATATAGGTGATAGATAATATCGAATTTGTACTATTGGTTTATCGGAAAAGTAGAAGTGGGTGACACTCTAATTGTTTATTTTTGTATCTACCTCAGGTATATAAAAAGCTCATATTAATTAAATTGAGAATGACCTTAATGTCTAAAATAAAAACAAAATGAAGAAGTATTTTTTATTGTTTGCTTTAATATTCGTTATGGCAAATTTGTCCGCACAAACGAAAGCCGGAAAACCCGATGTTAAGTGGTTTGAAGATGCCCGCTTTGGTATGTTCGTCCATTTTGGACCTTATAGCGTGCTGGGTGATGGCGAATGGGTGATGAACAACCGCCCGATAAAAACGAATGAATATAAGCGACTCCAAGATTTCTTTAATCCGCAGGAATTTAATGCGGCAGAGTGGGTTCGGATAGCTAAAAGCGCAGGTATGAAATATATTGCGTTTACCTCTCGTCATCACGATAGTTTCAGTAATTGGGATACCAAGCAGTCGGATTGGAATATAATGAATACCCCTTATGGCAAGGATATTGTTAGGCAGCTAGCTGATGAATGTCATAAACAAGACATGAAACTTGTATTGTATTATTCGATTCTGGATTGGATGCGTTCCGACTATCAGTATGAAACAGGACGTACAGGAAAAGGATCGGGACGTACAGAAAAAAGTGATTGGAACAGCTATATTAATTTTATGAAGGCGCAGTTGACTGAGTTGTTAACCAATTATGGACCAATAGCCGGTATCTGGTTTGATGGTCATTGGGATCAGACAGAACATGAAAATAGAACAGATCAGTCTACTTATGTTGATTGGCATTACCCTGAAATATATGAACTGATTCATCACCTACAACCTGAATGTTTGATAGCAAACAATCATCACTTACCTCCTTTTGAGGGTGAGAGCTATCAGATATTTGAACGTGATGTGCCGGGCGAAAATAAAGGAGGGCTGAGTGGACAAGAGGTGTCTAAACTTCCGTTGGAAACATGTCAGACCATAAATGGATCTTGGGGATTTGATATTACTGATGATAAATATAAATCGACAAAGGAACTTTTGCATTTGCTTATCCGTACAGCTGGGACAGGCGCAAACCTGTTGTTGAATGTAGGCCCAATGCCGAATGGAAAGATTCAGACGGAATGTGTAGAAAGGCTTCAACAAATGGGAGAATGGATGGATAAGTACGGATATACTATATATGGTACAAAGCAAGGCTTTACTCTTCCTCAATCGTGGGGAGCAATAACCAATAAGGGCAAGACCTATTATATTCACATTCTGGAGAAAGATACTCCATCCGTTACATTAAACATTCCTAACATAAAGTCGGCGAAGTGGCTGAATGTAGATTTCAAGCTTGTTTGGAATAGAGATAAAAAGACCGGAGATGTGACATTTACAATCGATGGAAAGCTGGATGATATAAGTTCGATTATAGAAGTAGAGGTAAAATAACAGGCTATAGCAAATACAAAAATGAGACTTGGATTTGCCGTTGATTGCATCCAAGTCTCGTTATTATATAAGTTTATTGTTTCGTTTAGTGCAGTAATATTGCTTTCAGCTTTTTCCTCTTCTCGGGAGTCAGCTTCAATTCATGGAGCATGTAGTCTTCTACCGATCCCCGTTTTTCTCTGATGCAGGAGATACCATATTTCAAGTATGCTAAATCTGTTCGTGAAAGCATTGTGAAAGCTTCTTGCCGCGATTCTGAAAGGCTATCAGCATTCCTTACCAGCTTTGTGCGGTCGATCACCATATCTGAAGCCATATAGTCGTCTTCTATTATATCCATAGGTACATCGAGTGCTCTGAGCAGGAAGAATGTAGCCAGCCCCGACTGGTCTTTGCCTAAGTAGCAATGAAAAGCAATCGGGTAATTGTTTTCATCGCATAGGTAGTCGAAGAATTCTGCATACTGACTGGCAAAGTTGTTGATCATATCCTTGTATGTGTCCTGTGTATATATAATAGCATCACCACGAAGGAATCGGCCATCCATTACTTTTTGTGATATAGAGTTGTATCCATTATAAGCAATAGGAATGCGGATGTTTTTGAAGGCTGTATATCTTTCTATATTTTTCTTCATTATATCCTCCGACCTGAGGTCAATAACGGTTTTTATTCCTAGGCTACTCATTTCTAAACTGTCATGAGTTGTCATGCGGAAAAAGTTTCCGGAACGGAATATCTTACCCCATCGCACACGTTTGTTATCGTTTGTGATGTATCCGCCAATGTCTCTGAAGTTTTGAATACTATCCATTTCAAAGAATCGGTTTGTAACAACCTCAGAGAGTACGCCTGCGACCTTTATGCGGAAATATTTTCGTTTTTCAACAGTGTCCGATTCATTCTTTATAACGGCAATGTAGTCATTCGAGTTGGTTATCAGTTTTGCATTTGAAGGAAAAGAACTGTCATTATCCGAAACGAATATTTCAACAGGAGTGTTGTCTACTTCCGGATACAACTCCCATTTCAGGATGTAATTTCCTTTACGATCCTGTTCACACATTACTGTCACCGTAGTTGGGTTAGGGGAGCAGTTGTATAAAAATAGTATGCTTATTAACGAACTTATTAGCTTAATCTTCATGAAAATAACTATTTATCACACTGTTGTATTTCAACAAAGATACATTAGTTGTAAATCCTTATCAATACTTTGTGTCTTTTTTGTAAACATTTATCTTTTTTTACATATTCTCTGTTTTAATCGGCCAGTTAGCAATATTTCAACTAATTCTGTATATTTGTCATGGTTTTATAAAAATCCTCTTTAGCATTTGCTATCATTATCAAGAAATGAAACTTTAAGGAATCAATGGATACGGCTATATTAAAGGCGCAAATAATACGTGATAAGTATACTAAAGCCGCAAGTTTCAGACTGGAAACTGAAGGTAATTGGTCCTTATACGCCGGCGATTCATTCGATAGTATAAACCATAAAGAGCCAATACTTATCGGTAATGGTAGTGGGATATATCCTTTGAATGTGAGCACATCCATTCGTATCTATTTTGAGCTGCATAACAATGGCGGGATTCTAAATCTGTCTGAACGCCATCTCCCAATGGAAGGGTGTTATAATTTTCGCGACTTAGGTGGCTTCAAGACCAAAGACGGTAGATATACTAAATGGGGTAAATTGTTTCGTGCAGATGAGTTGTCCAGCCTGACCGATGGCGATATCGCTTATTTGGCAAGTATTCCTATAATATCCGTTGTAGACTTTAGGGCACAAGCAGAAACGAAACGTTATCGAGATAATTTACCATCAACAGTTCAATTTACGTATCCCATTGCCATTACTCCGGGTAACCTGAGTAGTGAAGGCATACAAGCGAATCTTCTGAAAACGAATATCGACAGCCATATGAAACACATGAACCGTCTGCTAGTAAGTGACCCGGCATGTGTGCGAGCTTATCGGATCTTCTTTGCCATCATACAAAATAATCTGAGTGCTCCATTAGTCTTTCATTGTTCTGCCGGTAAGGATAGGGCGGGTATGGCAGCTGCTCTTGTTCTATACGCATTGGGAGTTGATGAAGAAACTATTATGCAAGATTACCTTTCTTC
Encoded here:
- a CDS encoding AraC family transcriptional regulator, which translates into the protein MSKTAERPKFILLNVGYSELNANWNWKSVYSPFARIYYVTGGKAITYINGEPFSLKPDHLYLVPPFTMHDNECDSFFSLYYIHFYEETVRKESIFDQYDFPIEVKSDSLGLMLNKRLLEINPGRHLRHYDPKLYDNPRTFDQYVADNSKMSIHSRYETQGILYQLISRFFTLAKTKSDNKDVRISNTLRYIHENTGKDITLAELANVACVSEDHLIRVFKKEMNCTPLRYVNMKKIEKAQLLLLTTDMPIRDVAMELSLDNISYFNRVFKHHIGKTPSEYRETYNNL
- a CDS encoding alpha-L-fucosidase; this translates as MKKYFLLFALIFVMANLSAQTKAGKPDVKWFEDARFGMFVHFGPYSVLGDGEWVMNNRPIKTNEYKRLQDFFNPQEFNAAEWVRIAKSAGMKYIAFTSRHHDSFSNWDTKQSDWNIMNTPYGKDIVRQLADECHKQDMKLVLYYSILDWMRSDYQYETGRTGKGSGRTEKSDWNSYINFMKAQLTELLTNYGPIAGIWFDGHWDQTEHENRTDQSTYVDWHYPEIYELIHHLQPECLIANNHHLPPFEGESYQIFERDVPGENKGGLSGQEVSKLPLETCQTINGSWGFDITDDKYKSTKELLHLLIRTAGTGANLLLNVGPMPNGKIQTECVERLQQMGEWMDKYGYTIYGTKQGFTLPQSWGAITNKGKTYYIHILEKDTPSVTLNIPNIKSAKWLNVDFKLVWNRDKKTGDVTFTIDGKLDDISSIIEVEVK
- a CDS encoding tyrosine-protein phosphatase — translated: MKIKLISSLISILFLYNCSPNPTTVTVMCEQDRKGNYILKWELYPEVDNTPVEIFVSDNDSSFPSNAKLITNSNDYIAVIKNESDTVEKRKYFRIKVAGVLSEVVTNRFFEMDSIQNFRDIGGYITNDNKRVRWGKIFRSGNFFRMTTHDSLEMSSLGIKTVIDLRSEDIMKKNIERYTAFKNIRIPIAYNGYNSISQKVMDGRFLRGDAIIYTQDTYKDMINNFASQYAEFFDYLCDENNYPIAFHCYLGKDQSGLATFFLLRALDVPMDIIEDDYMASDMVIDRTKLVRNADSLSESRQEAFTMLSRTDLAYLKYGISCIREKRGSVEDYMLHELKLTPEKRKKLKAILLH
- a CDS encoding tyrosine-protein phosphatase, which produces MDTAILKAQIIRDKYTKAASFRLETEGNWSLYAGDSFDSINHKEPILIGNGSGIYPLNVSTSIRIYFELHNNGGILNLSERHLPMEGCYNFRDLGGFKTKDGRYTKWGKLFRADELSSLTDGDIAYLASIPIISVVDFRAQAETKRYRDNLPSTVQFTYPIAITPGNLSSEGIQANLLKTNIDSHMKHMNRLLVSDPACVRAYRIFFAIIQNNLSAPLVFHCSAGKDRAGMAAALVLYALGVDEETIMQDYLSSKIYLSDKYDAFIAKYPRAEPIFTAKRMFLQAGINQIKRDYGTIMNFLTKELKVDLIKMRRLYLD